The Parasteatoda tepidariorum isolate YZ-2023 chromosome X2, CAS_Ptep_4.0, whole genome shotgun sequence genome includes a region encoding these proteins:
- the LOC107440930 gene encoding transmembrane protein 163a, protein MGLGDELSFSSHIVTSFSTSLRRDDIPIKPQDSLFQKKKKEHLRIVAITICFVSVFLNLILSVLAITFASLRHSPATFAFAADCGLDLFSSLIVIWRYFGTPYSTISHSREVKACLSLGILFVLAGTGVIFEGIYFLCIREVPNWYTVLLILSAVGAGFCILLSVVKYILSKKLESDTLFLDALNSALSGLFAFVIIVSDIAYWKDENIWFLDPVLSIILSVGLIAFGIRTIIIHGKRIEYETNGN, encoded by the exons atgatATACCTATTAAGCCTCAAGATTCCTTGttccaaaagaaaaagaaagaacatctGCGTATTGTTGCAATAACGATATGCTTTGTATCCGTATttctcaatttaatattaagtgtaCTTGCTATAA cTTTTGCCAGTCTTAGACACAGTCCAGCAACATTTGCATTTGCG gctGATTGTGGTTTAGatcttttttcatctttaatagTGATATGGAGATATTTTGGTACTCCTTACAGCACTATATCTCACTCAAGAGAAGTAAA agCATGCCTGAGTTTAGGAATTCTTTTTGTGCTTGCCGGAACAGGAGTGATTTTTGAAggcatatattttttgtgcataAGAGAAGTTCCAAATTGG tACACGGTGTTGCTAATATTATCTGCAGTTGGAGCAGGTTTTTGCATTTTACTTAGTgtggttaaatatattttatcaaaaaagttgGAAAGTGATACTTTGTTTTTGGATG cTTTAAATTCAGCTTTGAGTGGGCTGTTTGCTTTTGTGATAATCGTAAGTGATATTGCATATTGGAAGGATGAAAATATTTGGTTCCTTGATCCAGTTCTTAGCATAATATTATCAGTGGGATTAATCGCTTTCGGAATacg aaCTATTATAATACACGGAAAGCGGATAGAGTACGAAACAAATGGAAATTGA